A portion of the Cyanobium sp. PCC 7001 genome contains these proteins:
- a CDS encoding efflux RND transporter permease subunit: MSLSDTFIKRPVLTTVCSILIVLIGLIAIPSLPIENLPPIAPPQIQVNATYGGANSLVTEQAVTNVLEQQINGVPDAAYISSLTTNTGQSTVNVFFDEGSDINIDQVNVQNRVSLAMPQLPSQVSSTGVSVIQTTPSILLAYQLSSTEGQFDAAYLNGLIYRELFYQLERIPGVAQASLFGGSTPAFWLFIDPDRLTAYQLTADQVVSAVQSQNTVAVGGLVGGPPSTGNQAFTYPILVENNGNLVSIEDLNQLIVGRSPQGNLLRLQDVGEATYGFNTFATQGVNIQGHPAITIGVYQTPDSNALQVSQAVVALMDQFVASLPPGVTLTQIYNVGQFIESAVDGVVDALGLAIVLVLVILFVFLQDWRATVVPSLAIPISLIGAFAFIKAFGFSINQLTLLGLVLATGLVVDDAIVVIEAVAKNIETGMRPRQAALACMGELIGALIATALVLMAVFVPVAFYPGGIGIIYRQFALTIAFSIAISAFNALTFSPMMAALVMRSGKPPAPKGWVWPVAGVVVGLAFGRFSAASFGNGAYLAGVLVFGLAGSRLEQIFSLFNAAFARLERTYASTIARLIEHRRLILMGLAGGIVVTVLAFGALPSAFIPEEDQGFGLGIYQLQNGASLTQTQQLGQQIAAVLKEEEDITSAGIISGAGFNGSSPDQGLFFFGLKPLEERSGRAHKAPAIVGRLNQKLGGLSGGLARASQPPAVPGFSAQSGFYFQFNDLSNGAYSFNQLDELAQKLVATGEASGSFSTLYTQFIPSAPAFGLKIDRSILGSLNIDFQQAMQTIAVLAGGNFSGLTYESGQARNIYVQADAGGRGKLDDILSYYVRSNDNQLIQVSEFATAELTSAPPVISHYNLYRTILVQGAEAAGKSSGQALTAIQTIFRRLDFNNIGYAFTGIAALQLSAGSASVLVFGLGVLIVYLVLSAQYESYVTPVVILMTVPLAMLGALVFLALRSIDLNIYAQVGLVTLIGLAAKNGILIVEVAEQHLEAGMEPAAAAMAAAESRLRPILMTAIAALAGFLPLVLATTAGANSQQSLGTVIFGGLLVATVLSLGVVPPFYVLIKQLEARWFPAASEDATEDSTQDAIG; encoded by the coding sequence ATGTCTCTCTCCGACACCTTCATCAAGCGGCCGGTTCTCACCACGGTCTGCAGCATCCTGATCGTGCTGATCGGTCTGATCGCGATTCCCAGCCTCCCGATCGAGAACCTGCCGCCGATCGCCCCTCCCCAGATCCAGGTCAACGCCACCTATGGAGGGGCCAATTCCCTGGTCACCGAGCAGGCCGTGACCAATGTGCTGGAGCAGCAGATCAACGGCGTTCCTGACGCGGCGTACATCTCCTCACTCACCACCAACACGGGCCAGAGCACGGTGAACGTGTTCTTCGATGAGGGATCGGATATCAACATCGACCAGGTCAACGTGCAGAACAGGGTGTCGCTGGCCATGCCCCAGCTGCCCTCTCAGGTGTCCAGCACCGGCGTGTCGGTGATCCAGACGACGCCATCGATTCTGCTGGCCTACCAGCTGTCATCCACCGAAGGTCAGTTCGATGCGGCCTACCTCAATGGCCTCATCTACCGCGAGCTCTTCTATCAACTGGAGCGCATCCCCGGCGTGGCCCAGGCCTCCCTGTTCGGAGGAAGCACCCCCGCCTTCTGGCTGTTCATCGATCCGGACCGCCTCACCGCCTACCAGCTCACGGCGGATCAGGTGGTGTCCGCCGTTCAGAGCCAGAACACCGTGGCGGTGGGCGGTCTGGTGGGTGGGCCGCCGTCCACCGGCAACCAGGCCTTCACCTACCCGATCCTGGTGGAGAACAACGGCAACCTCGTTTCGATCGAGGATCTCAACCAACTGATCGTGGGCCGCTCGCCGCAGGGGAATCTGCTGCGGCTGCAGGATGTGGGCGAAGCCACCTATGGCTTCAACACCTTTGCCACCCAGGGCGTCAACATCCAGGGCCATCCGGCCATCACGATCGGGGTGTACCAGACCCCCGACAGCAACGCCCTGCAGGTGTCGCAGGCCGTGGTGGCCTTGATGGACCAGTTCGTGGCCAGCCTGCCCCCCGGTGTCACCCTCACCCAGATCTACAACGTTGGGCAGTTCATCGAGTCTGCCGTGGATGGGGTGGTGGATGCCCTCGGGCTCGCCATCGTGCTGGTGCTGGTGATTCTGTTCGTGTTTCTGCAGGATTGGCGCGCCACGGTGGTGCCCAGCCTGGCGATTCCCATCTCCTTGATCGGGGCCTTCGCCTTCATCAAGGCCTTCGGCTTCTCGATCAACCAGCTCACGCTGCTGGGCCTCGTGCTGGCCACCGGACTGGTGGTGGATGACGCCATCGTGGTGATCGAGGCGGTGGCGAAGAACATCGAAACGGGGATGCGGCCGCGCCAGGCCGCGCTGGCCTGCATGGGCGAACTGATCGGCGCCCTGATCGCCACGGCCCTGGTGCTGATGGCGGTGTTCGTGCCGGTGGCGTTCTATCCCGGCGGCATCGGCATCATCTACCGGCAGTTCGCCCTCACGATCGCCTTCTCGATCGCGATTTCGGCCTTCAACGCCCTCACCTTCTCGCCGATGATGGCGGCCCTGGTGATGCGCTCCGGCAAGCCACCAGCGCCCAAGGGATGGGTCTGGCCCGTGGCCGGGGTCGTGGTGGGCCTGGCGTTCGGACGTTTCAGCGCGGCCTCCTTCGGCAACGGGGCCTATCTGGCGGGCGTGCTGGTGTTCGGCCTGGCCGGGAGCCGTCTCGAGCAGATCTTCAGCCTGTTCAATGCGGCCTTTGCCCGGCTGGAGAGAACCTACGCGAGCACGATCGCGCGGCTGATCGAGCACCGCCGCCTCATCCTGATGGGACTGGCGGGGGGCATCGTGGTCACGGTGCTCGCCTTCGGGGCCCTGCCTTCAGCCTTCATCCCCGAGGAGGACCAGGGGTTCGGCCTCGGCATCTACCAGCTCCAGAACGGCGCCTCCCTCACCCAGACCCAGCAGCTCGGCCAGCAGATCGCCGCGGTGCTCAAGGAGGAGGAGGACATCACCTCGGCGGGCATCATCAGTGGGGCAGGCTTCAACGGCAGCAGCCCGGATCAGGGGCTGTTCTTCTTCGGACTCAAACCCCTCGAGGAGCGCTCCGGCCGTGCCCACAAGGCACCGGCCATCGTGGGCCGCCTCAACCAGAAGCTCGGGGGCCTCAGCGGGGGGCTGGCCCGGGCCTCCCAGCCTCCGGCGGTGCCGGGATTCTCGGCCCAGAGCGGCTTCTACTTTCAGTTCAACGATCTCAGCAACGGCGCCTACAGCTTCAACCAGCTCGATGAGCTGGCCCAGAAACTGGTGGCCACCGGGGAGGCCAGCGGTTCCTTCTCCACCCTCTACACCCAGTTCATTCCCAGTGCTCCGGCCTTCGGGCTCAAGATCGATCGCTCCATCCTCGGCAGCCTCAACATCGACTTTCAGCAGGCCATGCAGACGATCGCCGTGCTGGCCGGCGGCAACTTCTCCGGTCTCACCTACGAAAGTGGCCAGGCGCGCAACATCTATGTGCAGGCCGATGCCGGAGGCCGCGGCAAGTTGGACGACATCCTGAGCTATTACGTGCGCAGCAATGACAACCAGCTGATCCAGGTGTCGGAGTTCGCCACGGCGGAGCTCACCAGTGCCCCCCCGGTGATCAGCCACTACAACCTCTACCGCACCATCCTGGTGCAGGGAGCCGAGGCCGCGGGCAAGAGTTCGGGGCAGGCGCTCACGGCCATTCAGACCATCTTCCGCCGTCTCGACTTCAACAACATCGGCTATGCCTTCACGGGCATCGCCGCCCTGCAGCTGTCCGCCGGCAGTGCCAGTGTGCTGGTGTTCGGCCTCGGCGTGCTGATCGTGTATCTCGTGCTCTCGGCCCAGTACGAGAGCTACGTGACGCCCGTGGTGATCCTCATGACCGTGCCCCTGGCCATGCTCGGGGCACTGGTGTTCCTGGCGCTGCGCTCGATCGATCTCAACATCTACGCCCAGGTGGGCCTGGTGACCCTGATCGGCCTGGCCGCCAAGAACGGCATCCTGATCGTGGAGGTGGCCGAGCAGCATCTGGAGGCCGGCATGGAGCCGGCCGCGGCGGCGATGGCGGCGGCCGAATCCCGGTTGCGGCCCATCCTGATGACAGCCATTGCGGCGCTGGCTGGATTCCTGCCCCTGGTGCTCGCCACCACCGCCGGAGCCAACAGCCAGCAGTCGCTCGGCACCGTGATCTTCGGCGGCCTGCTGGTGGCCACCGTGCTCTCCCTGGGCGTCGTGCCTCCCTTCTACGTGCTGATCAAGCAGCTGGAGGCCCGCTGGTTCCCCGCCGCCAGCGAGGACGCCACTGAGGACTCCACCCAGGACGCGATCGGCTGA
- a CDS encoding efflux RND transporter periplasmic adaptor subunit, protein MALPIPAAVIRPGQVVLPLAALLLVAGCATKPTASRQPLQVQVATLAEASFSPAIEVMSRLSSTTDVALRPEVDGQVVKILARQGQQVQAGQPILVLDNVQEAAALDASRAEARKDVVNAERYIFLNQQGAVSTKDRDFYVTQAIQSRDQARAKAADLGYKYVRAPIAGVIGDLDSVKLGDYVRKGQAITGIVDNSVLWTLMDVPATQAGRVELGQPVQLLSQGDPPVSGTGRVVFISPYFGVSGSSTAPNTVLVKAEFPNLGGRLKTGQYVRNRIITGSTRQLSLPVQAVMMQAQQPFVYRIEPLSTVLPKIRASRQIPDAQRTKLESLPPATPIVVQTAVKLGTLEGNRYPVLSGLSSGDRVVVSNTALLRNGMPVRIAGRGS, encoded by the coding sequence ATGGCGCTTCCAATCCCGGCCGCGGTCATCAGGCCCGGCCAGGTGGTTCTGCCGCTGGCCGCGCTGCTGCTCGTCGCTGGATGTGCCACGAAGCCGACGGCCTCGCGCCAGCCCCTGCAGGTGCAGGTGGCCACCCTGGCCGAGGCCTCCTTCAGCCCGGCGATCGAGGTGATGAGCCGTCTCTCCTCCACCACGGATGTGGCGTTGCGGCCGGAGGTGGACGGGCAGGTGGTGAAGATCCTGGCCAGGCAGGGCCAGCAGGTGCAGGCCGGCCAGCCCATCCTCGTGCTCGACAACGTGCAGGAGGCCGCCGCCCTCGATGCCAGCCGGGCGGAGGCCCGCAAGGACGTGGTGAACGCCGAGCGCTACATCTTCCTGAATCAGCAGGGGGCGGTGTCCACCAAGGACCGCGACTTCTATGTGACCCAGGCCATTCAGAGCCGTGACCAGGCCCGGGCCAAGGCGGCCGATCTCGGCTACAAGTACGTGCGCGCGCCGATCGCCGGGGTGATCGGTGATCTCGACTCCGTGAAGCTCGGCGATTACGTGCGCAAGGGCCAGGCGATCACGGGCATCGTCGACAACAGTGTGCTCTGGACCCTGATGGATGTGCCGGCCACCCAGGCCGGCAGGGTTGAACTGGGGCAGCCGGTGCAGCTGCTCTCCCAGGGGGATCCCCCCGTGAGCGGCACGGGCCGGGTGGTGTTCATCTCGCCCTACTTCGGCGTGAGTGGCAGCAGCACGGCGCCGAACACGGTGCTGGTGAAGGCGGAGTTCCCGAATCTGGGCGGCCGGCTCAAGACGGGCCAGTACGTGCGCAACCGCATCATCACCGGCTCCACCCGCCAGCTCTCCCTGCCCGTGCAGGCGGTGATGATGCAGGCCCAGCAGCCCTTCGTGTACAGAATCGAGCCCCTCAGCACGGTGCTGCCCAAGATCCGGGCCTCCCGGCAGATTCCGGACGCGCAGCGCACCAAGCTGGAGAGCCTGCCCCCCGCCACGCCGATCGTGGTGCAGACGGCCGTGAAGCTCGGCACGCTGGAGGGCAACCGCTATCCCGTGCTTTCGGGCCTGAGCTCCGGTGATCGGGTGGTGGTGAGCAACACGGCCCTGCTGCGCAATGGCATGCCCGTGAGGATTGCAGGCCGCGGATCCTGA